The following coding sequences lie in one Herpetosiphonaceae bacterium genomic window:
- a CDS encoding YhfC family glutamic-type intramembrane protease, translated as MPTSVIVSFIVVAIFDLLFPLLLALWLKRRYHARWLSFFVGITVFTITQILIRIPIVALLGAALQDDLAASVTLRTAWLIGLSFSAGLFEEGGRYLGFRYVLRQHRTWIEGVLFGLGHGGIEAAFLGGTALINALIIPGLASAALPAEAAQQLQAAQAALAALTPWAVLAAAYERFWAIVLHVGLSLMVLRTANGRGQRWLWLAIVLHGLFNVVAVALNQRWGIAAAEASVTLFGIAALIFTLRERSAAPSALTPVAEQV; from the coding sequence GCTGCTCCTCGCGCTCTGGCTGAAACGCCGCTACCACGCCCGCTGGCTCAGCTTCTTCGTGGGCATCACCGTCTTTACCATCACCCAGATCCTGATCCGCATCCCGATCGTCGCGCTGCTTGGCGCGGCGCTTCAGGACGATCTGGCCGCGTCTGTGACGCTCCGCACGGCCTGGCTGATCGGCCTCAGCTTCTCGGCGGGCCTGTTCGAGGAAGGCGGACGCTATCTGGGATTTCGCTACGTGCTGCGCCAGCACCGCACCTGGATCGAGGGCGTGCTCTTCGGCCTGGGCCACGGCGGTATCGAAGCGGCGTTTCTGGGCGGCACCGCGCTGATCAACGCGCTGATCATCCCCGGCCTCGCCTCCGCCGCGCTCCCGGCGGAGGCCGCGCAGCAGCTTCAGGCGGCGCAGGCTGCCCTCGCCGCGCTCACGCCCTGGGCGGTCCTGGCTGCGGCCTACGAGCGCTTCTGGGCAATCGTGCTGCATGTCGGGCTGTCGCTGATGGTGCTGCGCACGGCCAATGGTCGCGGCCAGCGCTGGCTCTGGCTGGCGATCGTGCTCCACGGGCTCTTCAATGTTGTCGCGGTGGCCCTCAACCAGCGCTGGGGCATCGCCGCAGCAGAGGCCAGCGTAACGCTCTTCGGCATCGCCGCCCTGATCTTTACGCTGCGTGAGCGTTCCGCCGCGCCGTCAGCCCTGACGCCAGTCGCGGAGCAGGTATGA
- a CDS encoding S8 family serine peptidase, with translation MRTRRFSFIALLAILAAALPLGTISRAQETTGIDRNKIASERLSLRSQEISADALRTGGALPQRNESVKVVIELTDEPTTRVFAAAKERGASAQATAEAQRQLATINQAQQRVLSSLQSSAIGAKVIYRTQRVYNGIGVRVSASKLAQIRQLPGVKAIHPLTTKYIENASSVPLIGAPELWNSSGLDKTGEGITVAVIDTGIDYLHTNFGGSGLEADYARNDETIITDNVGFPSAKVAGGYDFVGDTYDASDPANDTPAPDPDPMDCNGHGSHVAGTAAGYGVNADGTTYTGAYGPSTPFGSLRIGPGVAPKATLYALKVFGCDGSTDVTEQAIEWAVDPNGDGDFSDHLDVINMSLGSDYGSGEDSSAVASDNAVAAGVIVVTSSGNSSDTYFITGSPGTSARAISVASSVDSTTIVDGFRVNAPASIAGVKPASQSVAFDWTGKAPVTADLVYPASQPTGCVDFNDANKALIAGKIVLLDWTEGQCGSVGRGARVVAAGGVGFILADNSDIFDLFITGSAVIPGVSTPKQVGVELKTALASSTVNVTLTPEYNNSIKLVDNNLINTLSDFSSRGPRRGDLSLKPDIAAPGQTIFSTATGTGDEGTTLSGTSMAAPHVAGSMALLRQMHPDWTVEELKALAMNTANQDIRSAPAANAPIYGPGRIGAGRVKLTDAAANKVVAYNANQTGVVSISFGAPEVLGETVEVKNIRVVNKSANPVSYNVSYRSVVDTPGVSYSLSRTSVDLEPFGFANIAVTMRATAAQMKHTRDQTVAPAQNLARHWMAEESGYVVLAPVTAPTAASTPSLRVPVFAAPRPASDMRAQTSQLDFGTGNTGSDEIELVGEGINTGSNYPTDTLSLVTALELQHSSPNDASSASLANSADLKYVGVASDVLADDTGAPNGDVSKATLSFGVATYGNWSSPNEVEFDIYIDTNRDGDDDYVLFSWNLGLASGANDATDVLITALFNLNTNQLLLADYLNGIPPSVLNTAIFNNSVMVLPVAASDLGMTNASGAFNYRVFSFYQGEITDDSGSLTYNAASPGLDLSGGLAGVPFYADLPGEVIPVDYNATAYKAAKSQGVLLLHHHNTMDKHAEVVRIKGDLSIKIFMPKVSK, from the coding sequence ATGCGTACACGACGATTTTCCTTCATCGCGCTCCTCGCAATTCTTGCGGCAGCGCTGCCACTCGGTACCATCAGCCGAGCGCAAGAAACCACCGGGATCGACCGCAACAAGATCGCCTCTGAACGCCTGAGCCTGCGTTCGCAAGAGATCTCTGCCGACGCCCTTCGTACGGGCGGTGCGCTTCCCCAGCGCAATGAGTCGGTTAAAGTCGTAATCGAACTGACCGACGAGCCGACCACCAGGGTCTTTGCCGCCGCCAAGGAGCGCGGCGCAAGCGCCCAGGCGACCGCCGAAGCACAGCGCCAGCTGGCAACGATCAATCAGGCGCAGCAGCGCGTGCTCAGCAGCTTGCAAAGCAGCGCGATCGGTGCCAAGGTCATCTACCGCACCCAGCGCGTGTACAACGGCATCGGCGTGCGCGTCAGCGCCAGCAAGCTGGCACAGATTCGCCAGCTTCCAGGCGTCAAAGCGATCCATCCGCTGACCACAAAGTACATCGAGAACGCTTCCAGCGTGCCGCTGATCGGCGCGCCTGAGCTGTGGAACAGCTCCGGCCTCGATAAGACCGGCGAAGGCATCACGGTCGCCGTCATCGACACCGGCATCGATTACCTGCATACCAACTTCGGCGGCTCTGGCCTCGAAGCCGACTACGCGCGCAATGATGAGACGATCATCACCGACAACGTCGGCTTCCCCAGCGCCAAGGTTGCCGGCGGCTACGACTTCGTCGGCGATACCTATGATGCCAGCGATCCGGCCAACGACACGCCAGCGCCCGATCCCGATCCGATGGACTGTAACGGCCACGGCTCGCATGTCGCGGGTACCGCCGCCGGGTATGGCGTCAACGCCGACGGCACGACCTATACCGGAGCCTACGGGCCGAGCACGCCGTTCGGCTCGCTGCGGATCGGCCCCGGCGTTGCGCCCAAGGCGACGCTGTATGCCCTCAAGGTTTTTGGCTGCGACGGCTCGACCGATGTCACGGAGCAGGCGATCGAGTGGGCGGTTGACCCCAACGGCGACGGCGACTTCTCCGACCATCTGGATGTGATCAATATGTCGCTCGGCTCCGACTACGGCTCAGGCGAAGACTCGTCGGCAGTCGCCAGCGATAACGCGGTCGCCGCAGGCGTGATCGTCGTCACGTCCTCCGGTAACTCCAGCGACACCTACTTCATCACGGGCAGCCCCGGCACCTCTGCGCGCGCGATCAGCGTCGCTTCGTCGGTGGATAGCACCACGATCGTCGACGGCTTCCGCGTCAACGCTCCCGCAAGCATCGCGGGAGTCAAACCGGCCAGCCAGTCGGTCGCCTTCGACTGGACGGGCAAAGCGCCTGTGACCGCCGATCTGGTCTATCCGGCCAGCCAGCCAACCGGCTGCGTGGATTTCAACGACGCCAACAAGGCGCTGATCGCCGGTAAGATCGTGCTGCTTGACTGGACCGAGGGCCAGTGCGGCTCGGTGGGGCGCGGCGCACGGGTTGTCGCCGCCGGTGGCGTCGGCTTTATTCTCGCCGACAACAGCGACATCTTCGACCTGTTCATCACCGGCAGCGCCGTCATTCCGGGCGTCAGCACGCCCAAGCAGGTCGGCGTGGAGCTGAAGACCGCGCTCGCCAGCAGCACGGTCAATGTGACGCTCACGCCTGAGTACAATAACTCGATTAAGCTCGTCGATAACAACCTGATCAATACGCTCTCCGACTTCAGCTCGCGCGGCCCGCGCCGTGGCGATCTTTCGCTTAAGCCCGACATTGCCGCGCCCGGCCAGACGATCTTCTCGACCGCCACCGGCACCGGCGACGAGGGCACCACGCTCAGCGGCACCTCGATGGCCGCGCCGCATGTGGCAGGCTCGATGGCGCTGCTGCGCCAGATGCACCCCGACTGGACGGTTGAGGAGCTGAAGGCGCTGGCGATGAACACCGCCAACCAGGATATTCGCTCGGCTCCTGCTGCCAACGCGCCGATCTACGGCCCTGGCCGCATTGGCGCTGGCCGCGTCAAGCTGACCGACGCTGCGGCGAATAAGGTTGTTGCCTACAACGCCAACCAGACTGGTGTCGTCAGCATCTCGTTCGGCGCGCCGGAGGTCCTGGGCGAAACCGTCGAGGTCAAGAACATCCGGGTGGTCAACAAGAGCGCCAACCCGGTGTCGTACAACGTGAGCTACCGCTCGGTGGTTGACACTCCCGGCGTGAGCTACAGCCTCTCGCGCACGAGCGTCGATCTGGAGCCGTTCGGCTTTGCGAACATCGCCGTCACGATGCGGGCCACTGCGGCGCAGATGAAGCACACCCGCGATCAGACGGTCGCTCCTGCCCAGAACCTCGCGCGCCACTGGATGGCCGAAGAGTCGGGCTACGTCGTCCTGGCACCAGTGACCGCGCCCACCGCTGCCAGCACGCCGAGCCTGCGCGTCCCGGTCTTCGCCGCGCCGCGCCCGGCCTCGGATATGCGCGCTCAGACCAGCCAGCTTGACTTCGGCACCGGCAACACCGGCAGCGACGAGATCGAACTGGTCGGCGAGGGCATCAATACGGGATCGAACTATCCGACCGACACGCTCTCGCTCGTGACGGCGCTGGAGCTTCAGCACAGCAGCCCGAACGATGCGTCAAGCGCCAGCCTCGCTAATAGCGCCGATCTCAAGTACGTCGGCGTCGCGAGCGATGTCCTGGCTGACGACACAGGCGCGCCCAACGGCGATGTCAGCAAGGCTACCCTATCGTTTGGTGTCGCCACCTACGGCAACTGGTCGTCGCCGAACGAAGTCGAGTTCGATATCTACATCGACACCAACCGCGACGGCGATGACGACTATGTGCTGTTCAGCTGGAACCTGGGCCTGGCATCCGGTGCCAACGACGCAACCGATGTCCTGATCACGGCGCTCTTCAACCTGAACACCAATCAGTTGCTGCTGGCGGACTACCTGAACGGCATTCCGCCTTCGGTCTTGAACACCGCCATCTTCAACAACAGCGTGATGGTCCTGCCGGTTGCCGCATCCGACCTTGGCATGACCAACGCCAGCGGTGCGTTCAACTACCGCGTCTTCAGCTTCTACCAGGGCGAAATCACGGACGATAGCGGCTCGCTGACCTACAACGCCGCAAGTCCGGGTCTGGACCTGTCGGGCGGTTTGGCGGGCGTGCCGTTCTACGCCGACCTTCCCGGCGAGGTGATCCCGGTCGACTACAACGCTACTGCCTACAAAGCGGCCAAGTCGCAGGGCGTCCTGCTGCTGCACCATCACAACACGATGGACAAGCACGCCGAGGTTGTTCGGATCAAGGGCGATCTCTCGATCAAGATCTTCATGCCGAAGGTCAGCAAGTAA
- a CDS encoding helix-turn-helix domain-containing protein: MPEQLGARLARLRSELGWTQQELADRIAVSRVAISHFEMGLQVPSERTIALLAGVFNVEPLALVADTYYPPAKADRLPPIVARYTAIENELCLLERDLAWLERIASLPHSHGIALETLHGWLQRLADLRDSTTDRRSCQQLEAAQRTVQLALHARQREQENKRTREQGSQ, encoded by the coding sequence ATGCCTGAACAACTTGGCGCGCGTCTGGCGCGTCTTCGCTCCGAGCTTGGCTGGACACAGCAAGAGCTGGCCGATCGCATCGCTGTCTCGCGCGTGGCGATCTCGCACTTCGAGATGGGCCTTCAGGTGCCCTCGGAGCGTACGATCGCGCTGCTGGCGGGCGTCTTCAACGTCGAGCCGCTTGCGCTTGTCGCCGACACCTACTACCCGCCCGCCAAGGCCGATCGCCTGCCGCCGATCGTGGCGCGCTACACCGCGATCGAGAATGAGCTCTGCCTGCTTGAGCGCGACCTTGCGTGGTTGGAGCGGATCGCGTCGCTGCCGCACAGCCACGGCATCGCCCTGGAAACGCTGCACGGCTGGCTCCAGCGCCTCGCGGACCTCCGCGACTCCACCACCGACCGACGATCCTGCCAGCAGCTTGAGGCCGCTCAGCGTACCGTTCAGCTCGCGCTCCACGCTCGTCAGAGAGAACAAGAGAACAAGAGAACAAGAGAACAAGGGAGTCAGTGA
- a CDS encoding histidine phosphatase family protein — MIQPLFLIRHAPVTIDLTVPSEQWQLSAEGRALAERIAALPILRDLRTVWSSPEPKAQATARPLAARHAAALVIQPDLAELRRGPANLPDRAAYDAAVRAAFARPDRSISGWEPARDARRRIVGCVRAVAAQASGPIAVVSHGLVLSLLLAHLRGQDRVDVAEWRSIPLPALAIVDSLTWKIIAPFHPVTAWEQDESPLLGAKPSA, encoded by the coding sequence ATGATCCAGCCGCTTTTTCTGATCCGACACGCGCCCGTGACCATCGATCTGACGGTTCCGTCCGAGCAGTGGCAGTTGAGCGCCGAGGGCCGCGCGCTGGCTGAGCGCATAGCCGCGCTGCCGATCCTCCGCGATCTGCGCACGGTCTGGTCCAGCCCGGAGCCCAAGGCCCAGGCCACCGCCCGACCTCTGGCCGCGCGTCACGCAGCCGCGCTGGTGATCCAGCCCGATCTGGCAGAGCTACGTCGCGGCCCGGCCAACCTTCCCGATCGCGCGGCCTACGATGCGGCGGTGCGCGCAGCGTTCGCCCGCCCCGACCGATCGATCAGCGGATGGGAGCCAGCGCGCGACGCCCGGCGGCGGATCGTCGGCTGCGTGCGCGCTGTGGCCGCCCAGGCATCCGGGCCGATCGCCGTCGTGTCCCACGGCCTCGTGCTCTCGCTGCTGCTGGCGCATCTGCGCGGCCAGGATCGGGTCGACGTTGCCGAGTGGCGGTCGATCCCGCTTCCCGCGCTGGCGATCGTAGACTCCCTCACCTGGAAGATTATCGCTCCATTTCACCCGGTTACGGCCTGGGAGCAGGACGAGTCACCGCTGCTAGGAGCTAAGCCCAGCGCATAG
- the sucD gene encoding succinate--CoA ligase subunit alpha, producing MSILVDKHTRLVVQGITGNEGTFHTRAMIDYGTSVVAGVTPGRGGQRAVDDRVPVFNTVREAVEQTGANTSVIYVPAAFAPDAIRESADAGITLVVCITEGVPANDMVATYEYVRQRGARLVGPNCPGLLTPGGAKVGIIPGNIATPGPVGVVSKSGTLTYEAVDALTKLGLGQSTIVGIGGDPIIGTSFIDVLELFENDDQTRAIVLIGEIGGTAEQEAAAFIRERVTKPVVSFIAGQTAPPGKRMGHAGAIISGGEGTAQEKIAALEAVGVRVAKLPTDIAQMVKDLLG from the coding sequence TTGAGCATTCTGGTTGATAAGCATACCCGGCTTGTGGTGCAGGGCATCACGGGCAACGAGGGCACCTTTCACACGCGGGCGATGATCGACTACGGCACGAGCGTCGTGGCGGGCGTGACGCCGGGCCGTGGCGGGCAGCGGGCGGTCGACGACCGGGTGCCGGTCTTCAACACGGTGCGCGAGGCGGTCGAGCAGACCGGCGCGAATACTTCGGTGATCTACGTTCCGGCGGCGTTTGCGCCGGACGCGATTCGCGAGTCGGCGGACGCGGGGATCACGCTGGTAGTCTGTATCACCGAGGGCGTTCCGGCGAACGACATGGTAGCGACGTACGAGTACGTCCGCCAGCGCGGCGCGCGGCTGGTCGGGCCGAACTGTCCCGGCCTGCTGACGCCCGGCGGGGCCAAGGTCGGCATCATCCCCGGCAACATCGCCACGCCGGGGCCGGTCGGCGTTGTCTCCAAGTCGGGCACGCTCACCTACGAGGCGGTCGATGCGCTGACGAAGCTGGGCCTCGGCCAGAGCACGATCGTCGGCATCGGCGGCGATCCGATCATCGGCACCAGCTTTATCGATGTGCTGGAGCTGTTCGAGAACGACGATCAGACCAGGGCGATCGTGCTGATCGGCGAGATCGGCGGCACGGCGGAGCAGGAGGCGGCGGCCTTTATCAGGGAGCGCGTCACCAAGCCGGTGGTCAGCTTTATCGCGGGGCAGACGGCACCGCCAGGCAAGCGCATGGGCCACGCGGGCGCGATCATTTCGGGCGGCGAGGGCACCGCGCAGGAGAAGATCGCGGCGCTGGAGGCGGTGGGCGTGCGTGTCGCCAAGCTGCCGACCGACATCGCGCAGATGGTGAAAGATCTGCTCGGCTAG
- the gmd gene encoding GDP-mannose 4,6-dehydratase gives MMKKRALITGITGQDGSYLADFLLEEGYDVIGMIRRSSTVNFERITHIQDKITLAPGDLMDEVSMIGLLREHRPTEVYNLAAQSFVQTSFSQPVLTGEVTGLGVTRMLDAIRIVDPEIRFYQASSSEMFGKVVEVPQRESTPFYPRSPYGVAKVYGHWITVNYRESYNLFGCSGILFNHESPRRGLEFVTRKITHAVAQIKLGLANELRLGNLDAQRDWGYAKDYVKAQWLMLQQDQPDDYVIATGKTHSVRRFCEVAFGHVGLDYREYVKQDERFMRPAEVDLLVGDPSKAREKLGWQPETSFEDLVVMMVDADLKLLRDQMR, from the coding sequence ATGATGAAAAAACGAGCGCTGATTACGGGAATTACTGGTCAAGACGGCTCATATCTGGCGGATTTTCTGCTCGAAGAGGGCTACGACGTGATCGGCATGATCCGCCGGTCCTCGACGGTGAACTTCGAGCGGATCACACATATTCAGGACAAGATCACGCTCGCGCCCGGCGACCTGATGGATGAGGTGTCGATGATCGGGCTGCTGCGCGAGCATCGTCCGACCGAGGTGTATAACCTGGCGGCGCAGAGCTTCGTGCAGACCTCGTTCTCGCAGCCGGTGCTCACGGGCGAGGTGACGGGCCTGGGCGTGACGCGCATGCTGGACGCAATCCGCATCGTCGATCCTGAGATTCGCTTCTACCAGGCCAGCTCGTCGGAGATGTTCGGCAAGGTGGTCGAGGTGCCGCAGCGTGAGTCGACGCCATTCTACCCGCGCTCGCCCTACGGCGTCGCCAAGGTGTACGGCCACTGGATCACCGTCAACTATCGCGAGAGCTACAATCTGTTTGGCTGCTCAGGTATACTTTTCAACCATGAGTCCCCTCGCCGCGGGCTTGAGTTCGTGACGCGCAAGATCACGCATGCCGTGGCGCAGATCAAGCTGGGCCTGGCGAACGAGCTGCGGCTGGGCAACCTCGACGCGCAGCGCGACTGGGGCTACGCCAAGGACTACGTTAAAGCGCAGTGGCTCATGCTTCAGCAGGATCAGCCCGACGACTATGTGATCGCCACGGGCAAGACCCACTCGGTGCGGCGCTTCTGCGAGGTTGCCTTTGGGCATGTAGGGCTGGACTACCGCGAGTACGTGAAGCAGGACGAGCGCTTCATGCGGCCTGCCGAGGTCGATCTGCTGGTGGGCGATCCGTCCAAGGCGCGCGAGAAGCTTGGCTGGCAGCCCGAAACATCCTTCGAGGATCTGGTGGTGATGATGGTCGATGCGGATCTCAAGCTGCTGCGCGATCAGATGCGCTAG
- a CDS encoding HDIG domain-containing protein: MDDLTLPASHAATLAPIEQFLGERSIAAWLVGGYVRDLLHGQPGGDIDIAVDGPALALARELADRTGGAFVALDEATDTARVVWKSGGAAPIVVDLVRLRAPSIEADLRLRDLTINALALPLAEALQAADVRAVLLDPTGGEADLRQRLIRACGPTSLSDDPLRMLRAVRFAAQLGCALAPTADAALRQHAPLIDPIAQERIRDELLKLLAARHAAPWLAYLDEVRLLTRIIPELDPARDCEQPTQHFLPVLAHLFETVCVWEWMYAQLVPADEAAPVKPGDGIAPAAFVVPVAAQTQPQLAMSRLYAERVRERMEQEVTAGHRRYALFKLAALLHDVAKPLTKQTREGRITFYGHEDVGADMVRQIGARLRVGREATAYMQLVVREHMRPGQLHALGSELTRRAVYRLLRDTGAAAPDVLMHSLCDHLAAKGPRVSLAGWVEHVAWTEALLADTATERRAPQTTRLISGVEIIRLLGIEPGPIVGRVLAAIDEAQFLGEVQTREEALALAAQIARSDAAERH; encoded by the coding sequence ATGGATGATTTGACGCTCCCGGCCAGCCACGCGGCGACTCTGGCTCCGATCGAGCAGTTTCTCGGCGAGCGCAGCATCGCGGCCTGGCTGGTCGGCGGCTACGTGCGCGATCTGCTGCATGGGCAGCCCGGCGGCGATATCGACATCGCGGTCGATGGTCCGGCGCTGGCGCTGGCGCGTGAGCTGGCCGATCGGACCGGCGGGGCGTTTGTGGCGCTGGATGAGGCGACCGATACCGCGCGCGTGGTCTGGAAGTCGGGCGGTGCTGCGCCGATCGTGGTGGATCTGGTGCGGCTGCGCGCTCCGTCGATCGAGGCCGATCTGCGGCTGCGTGACCTGACGATCAATGCGCTGGCGCTGCCGCTGGCCGAGGCGCTGCAAGCCGCGGATGTGCGGGCCGTGCTGCTCGATCCGACCGGCGGAGAGGCCGATCTGCGGCAGCGCCTGATTCGGGCGTGTGGTCCCACCTCGCTCAGCGACGATCCACTGCGGATGCTGCGGGCGGTGCGGTTTGCCGCGCAGCTTGGGTGTGCCCTGGCTCCCACAGCAGACGCCGCGCTGCGCCAGCACGCGCCTTTGATCGACCCGATCGCTCAGGAGCGCATTCGGGATGAGCTGCTCAAGCTGCTGGCGGCGCGTCATGCAGCGCCGTGGCTGGCCTATCTTGACGAGGTGCGGCTGCTGACGCGGATCATCCCTGAGCTTGATCCAGCCCGCGACTGTGAGCAGCCGACGCAGCACTTTTTGCCGGTGCTGGCGCATCTCTTCGAGACGGTCTGCGTCTGGGAGTGGATGTATGCACAGCTCGTTCCGGCGGATGAGGCAGCGCCGGTCAAACCTGGCGATGGCATCGCTCCGGCGGCGTTTGTCGTGCCCGTGGCGGCGCAGACTCAGCCGCAGCTTGCGATGTCGCGGCTGTATGCCGAGCGAGTTCGGGAGCGCATGGAGCAGGAGGTGACGGCGGGACATCGCCGGTATGCCCTCTTCAAGCTGGCGGCGCTGCTCCACGATGTTGCCAAGCCCTTGACGAAGCAGACACGCGAGGGGCGGATTACGTTCTACGGCCATGAGGACGTGGGCGCGGATATGGTCCGGCAGATCGGGGCGCGGCTACGGGTAGGACGGGAGGCGACGGCCTATATGCAGCTTGTAGTCCGCGAGCATATGCGGCCCGGACAGCTTCACGCGCTCGGCTCCGAGCTGACACGCCGGGCAGTCTATCGCCTGCTGCGCGATACGGGCGCGGCAGCCCCCGATGTGCTGATGCACTCGCTCTGCGATCATCTGGCCGCGAAGGGTCCGCGCGTCTCGCTGGCGGGCTGGGTAGAGCATGTGGCCTGGACGGAGGCGCTGCTGGCAGACACGGCGACCGAGCGGCGCGCACCACAAACGACGCGCTTGATCAGCGGAGTAGAGATCATCCGATTGCTGGGGATCGAGCCGGGACCGATCGTGGGACGAGTGCTGGCAGCGATTGACGAAGCGCAATTTCTGGGTGAGGTGCAGACCCGCGAGGAAGCGTTGGCGCTAGCGGCGCAGATTGCGCGTTCGGATGCAGCGGAACGTCACTGA
- a CDS encoding Xaa-Pro peptidase family protein yields the protein MQTTSRIDRLRAAMRAADMTAVAVVPGANLLYLLGLTMHTSERLALAFIPQSGDIRMVLPALEQPRAAAEAQAAIRFYSWHDAEGYAEALAACLHEMQPQARLGIEYTAMRVLELRAIEAVAAVETVDATDLVAELRMVKDAAELQAMQAAARAVEAGLRAAIDAIKPGVSEREVAEVWERAMREAGSAPSFTTIVASGPNSANPHYTTGDRRLQQGDLVVLDGGARFGGYASDITRTVAVGEPSAEARRIYEVVLAANRAGVAAARPGTSGAEIDGAARRVIEDAGYGQYFIHRTGHGLGIEIHEPPYLHANSTAALLAGTTFTVEPGVYVAGVGGVRIEDDVVLTEQGAECLTTFDRELTIC from the coding sequence ATGCAAACAACCTCACGAATCGATCGGCTGCGTGCCGCGATGCGCGCCGCCGACATGACCGCCGTAGCGGTCGTGCCGGGCGCAAACCTGTTATATCTGCTGGGCCTGACGATGCATACGTCGGAGCGGCTGGCGCTGGCATTCATTCCGCAATCGGGCGATATACGGATGGTCCTACCGGCCCTTGAGCAGCCGCGCGCCGCCGCCGAGGCCCAGGCCGCGATCCGGTTCTACTCCTGGCACGACGCCGAAGGCTACGCCGAGGCGCTGGCGGCATGTCTCCACGAGATGCAGCCTCAGGCGCGGCTTGGCATCGAGTATACGGCGATGCGCGTGCTGGAGCTGCGGGCGATCGAAGCCGTGGCGGCGGTTGAGACGGTGGACGCGACCGACCTCGTGGCCGAGCTGCGGATGGTCAAGGATGCCGCCGAGCTTCAGGCGATGCAGGCGGCGGCGCGCGCGGTGGAGGCGGGCCTGCGCGCGGCGATCGATGCGATCAAGCCCGGCGTCTCGGAGCGTGAGGTTGCCGAGGTCTGGGAGCGCGCGATGCGTGAGGCTGGCAGCGCGCCATCGTTTACGACGATCGTCGCGAGCGGCCCGAACAGTGCGAATCCGCATTACACCACCGGCGACCGGCGCTTGCAGCAGGGCGATCTGGTTGTGCTGGATGGCGGCGCGCGCTTCGGCGGCTACGCCTCGGATATTACGCGCACGGTTGCGGTGGGCGAGCCGAGCGCTGAGGCGCGGCGGATCTATGAGGTGGTGCTGGCGGCGAATCGCGCGGGTGTGGCGGCGGCCAGGCCGGGCACGAGCGGCGCGGAGATCGACGGCGCGGCGCGGAGGGTGATCGAGGATGCGGGCTACGGGCAGTACTTCATCCATCGGACCGGGCACGGCCTGGGCATCGAGATTCACGAGCCGCCGTATCTTCATGCGAACAGCACGGCGGCGCTGCTGGCAGGCACCACCTTTACCGTCGAGCCCGGCGTGTACGTGGCTGGCGTCGGCGGCGTGCGGATCGAGGACGATGTGGTTCTGACTGAGCAGGGTGCGGAGTGCCTGACGACGTTCGACCGCGAGCTGACGATCTGCTAG